The following are encoded together in the Oceanobacillus zhaokaii genome:
- a CDS encoding MFS transporter, whose protein sequence is MKKPIKEQKMVFIILLSNLFLAFLGIGLIIPVMPSFMNIMHLTGSTMGYLVAVFAVAQLITSPFAGRWVDRYGRKKMIIIGLFIFGLSELIFGAGTNVFVLYLARVLGGMSAAFIMPAVTAYVADITFEQERAKAMGYISAAISTGFIIGPGIGGFIAEYGIRMPFFFAAGLGFLACISSIFILKEPLTKEELGNIYAESGETNFIGDIKKSLHPNYFIAFIIVFVLAFGLSAYETVFSLFADHKFGYTPKDIATIITVSSIVGVVVQVFIFGKMVEVLGEKKLIQLCLVVGAVLAVASAVITSYLTVLLVTCFIFLAFDLLRPALTTFLSKIAGKEQGFVAGMNSTYTSLGTIFGPMMAGVLFDVNIHYPYLFAAVVMVLAFGITVVWKEKRLTESIVK, encoded by the coding sequence ATGAAGAAACCTATTAAAGAACAAAAAATGGTATTTATTATTCTATTAAGCAATTTATTTCTTGCCTTTTTAGGAATTGGACTCATCATCCCCGTTATGCCATCATTTATGAATATCATGCACTTAACAGGAAGTACAATGGGCTATCTTGTAGCTGTATTTGCTGTAGCACAACTAATTACATCACCATTCGCAGGTCGGTGGGTTGACCGTTATGGCAGAAAGAAAATGATCATTATTGGTTTATTTATTTTCGGACTTTCTGAACTTATTTTTGGTGCTGGAACGAATGTATTCGTGCTTTACCTTGCAAGGGTTCTTGGAGGTATGAGTGCTGCATTCATTATGCCAGCTGTTACTGCTTATGTAGCAGATATTACATTTGAGCAAGAAAGGGCAAAAGCTATGGGCTATATTTCTGCAGCCATCAGCACTGGTTTTATCATAGGACCAGGGATTGGCGGGTTTATCGCAGAATATGGTATCCGCATGCCCTTCTTCTTTGCGGCAGGTCTTGGTTTTTTAGCATGTATTTCATCGATATTTATATTGAAAGAGCCGCTGACGAAAGAAGAACTTGGAAATATTTATGCTGAATCAGGGGAGACAAACTTTATCGGCGATATTAAAAAATCTCTTCATCCAAACTACTTTATTGCTTTTATTATTGTATTTGTACTCGCATTCGGTTTGTCAGCATATGAGACTGTATTCAGTCTTTTTGCAGATCATAAATTTGGCTATACACCGAAAGATATTGCAACCATTATTACAGTAAGCTCAATTGTTGGCGTAGTTGTTCAAGTATTTATATTTGGAAAAATGGTTGAAGTGCTCGGTGAAAAGAAACTGATTCAATTATGTTTAGTTGTCGGTGCTGTTCTTGCGGTAGCATCGGCTGTAATTACCAGCTACTTGACAGTCCTTCTAGTCACTTGCTTCATTTTCCTTGCATTTGATCTGCTTCGTCCGGCATTGACGACATTTTTATCGAAAATTGCTGGAAAAGAACAAGGATTTGTAGCTGGAATGAACTCAACTTATACAAGTCTAGGGACCATCTTTGGTCCGATGATGGCTGGAGTATTATTTGACGTAAACATCCATTATCCTTATCTTTTTGCTGCGGTTGTTATGGTTTTAGCATTTGGGATTACAGTTGTATGGAAAGAAAAACGATTGACTGAAAGTATAGTGAAATAA
- a CDS encoding TetR/AcrR family transcriptional regulator produces the protein MKSDEIKDAALKYFTIHGYEGASLSQIAEEVGLKKQSIYTHFDGKDDLFLQVLRDAKEMDLSSTLQYFDKIDVNNPEMALYGYLRLSIDLFQKDEQLKFWLRMSFFPPAHLEKLIEQEVIDIEEKERAILREKFQEWINAELIIDDTALTLTFAYLGVVDSILLELVYGNNEKKLQAKLAASWKVFWRGISHQ, from the coding sequence TTGAAAAGCGATGAAATTAAAGATGCAGCATTAAAATATTTCACTATTCATGGATATGAAGGTGCGTCACTTTCACAAATAGCAGAGGAAGTTGGCTTGAAAAAGCAATCCATCTACACTCATTTTGATGGAAAGGATGATTTATTTCTGCAAGTATTACGCGATGCAAAAGAAATGGATCTATCTTCAACACTTCAATATTTTGATAAAATTGATGTAAATAATCCAGAAATGGCTCTATACGGGTATCTGCGATTGAGCATCGACCTGTTTCAAAAAGATGAACAGCTAAAGTTTTGGCTGCGTATGTCCTTTTTCCCGCCAGCCCATTTAGAAAAATTAATCGAACAAGAAGTTATTGATATTGAGGAAAAAGAGCGGGCAATTCTGCGAGAGAAATTTCAGGAATGGATTAATGCTGAATTAATCATTGACGATACAGCATTAACACTGACCTTCGCGTATTTAGGTGTTGTCGATTCTATTTTGCTTGAGCTTGTCTATGGAAATAATGAGAAAAAATTACAGGCAAAATTAGCAGCCTCTTGGAAAGTTTTTTGGCGAGGTATTTCACATCAATAA
- a CDS encoding ABC transporter permease, translating to MFFKIVKNDFIRQKTVTISVFLFITMAVILAATAINNIANLIQGMSDFQESAVPADITVMHAGEYDQAEIDQFAELSSDHIAMQETMVLQNIDGSNIHFGQNQSMAGTIQDISFVVQNKNFDFILDLDNEKLDVREGFVAVPVYFMQQYDLKIGDAITVKGGEYEIEFVISDYARDYEMNASLTSSKRFVINQNDYDEMLEMQAGELEYLIEFKLNENGDSAVVQNAYNEAGLPANGPILEGKIFMMFNAMSDMAVAIVIIFISILLIVIASLCIRLTFLATIDEDIREIGVMKAMGISKKDIKKVYLNKYRVISVAAGIIGYLFSFTAVNLLNGNMRLYISSDLSGNLKYVLSLIAPLLVYFMIVLYCKQVLKRIDKISAVEALRQDSMERGKNQKYTLPLLKNKFLSTNIYMGLRDVWKRFKLYRLLFVIFIVCTFIIILPVNIYNTINSPGFSTYMGIGKHDMRIDLRRTESITEDFIKLQEELKNDDDIEKFAPYITSSYQVKNAEGSFDYINIETGDFSVFPLKYLEGRAPEGEGEISLSFANAAKDGLNKKVGDEVTVMAGGEEQTLIVTGIYQDITNGGKTAKAHTSLGVNEEAVLWYIVSIDLADGVDIHEKMDSYQNAYSTAQVNDIKEYTQQTLGNIIEQMGTVVVGGIAIAIIIAVLITALFLRMLLSKDMSQIAIMRGLGLTSNQISHQYMAGTMMVLLFGIILGVLVSNYLGEFLVSIAMSSMGAAKIEFVHIVWQTWLLCPLVLVIAVGLMIFMSCKVAVKDDLSVVLRS from the coding sequence TTGTTTTTTAAAATTGTAAAGAATGATTTCATCAGGCAGAAAACGGTAACAATTTCAGTATTTTTATTTATCACTATGGCAGTTATTTTGGCAGCAACTGCCATAAATAATATTGCCAATCTTATTCAGGGGATGTCAGATTTTCAGGAGAGTGCAGTCCCAGCTGACATTACGGTGATGCATGCCGGAGAATACGACCAAGCAGAAATTGACCAATTCGCAGAACTATCCAGTGATCATATAGCGATGCAGGAGACGATGGTTCTTCAGAATATTGATGGAAGCAATATTCATTTTGGACAAAATCAATCTATGGCTGGGACTATACAGGATATTTCATTTGTTGTACAGAATAAGAATTTCGATTTTATATTGGATCTGGATAATGAAAAGCTGGATGTAAGGGAAGGTTTTGTTGCGGTTCCTGTTTATTTCATGCAGCAGTATGACTTAAAAATAGGTGATGCGATTACGGTGAAAGGCGGTGAGTATGAGATCGAGTTTGTCATTTCAGATTATGCAAGAGATTATGAGATGAACGCTTCTCTTACTTCTTCGAAACGGTTTGTGATAAATCAGAATGACTATGATGAAATGCTTGAAATGCAGGCTGGGGAACTGGAATATCTGATCGAATTTAAGCTGAATGAAAACGGGGATTCTGCTGTTGTTCAGAATGCCTATAACGAAGCAGGTCTTCCGGCAAACGGTCCTATATTGGAAGGTAAAATATTTATGATGTTTAATGCTATGTCAGATATGGCGGTTGCGATTGTCATTATATTTATTAGTATTCTACTTATTGTGATTGCTTCGCTCTGTATCAGACTTACATTTCTGGCAACGATTGATGAAGATATTAGAGAAATCGGTGTTATGAAAGCAATGGGAATATCCAAAAAAGATATAAAAAAGGTCTATCTTAACAAATACAGAGTCATCTCAGTAGCAGCCGGAATTATCGGTTATCTGTTTTCCTTTACAGCGGTAAATCTGTTAAACGGTAATATGAGACTTTACATATCGTCCGATTTATCAGGAAACTTAAAATATGTACTATCACTTATAGCGCCATTATTGGTATATTTCATGATTGTGCTTTACTGCAAGCAAGTACTGAAAAGAATCGATAAGATTTCCGCGGTAGAAGCATTGCGGCAAGATTCTATGGAACGCGGAAAGAACCAAAAATACACTCTCCCGCTGTTGAAGAACAAATTCCTCAGCACTAATATTTATATGGGGTTAAGGGATGTATGGAAACGATTCAAATTATACAGACTGCTGTTTGTTATTTTTATCGTATGTACGTTTATAATCATTCTCCCTGTAAATATTTACAACACGATAAATTCACCGGGATTTTCCACATATATGGGAATAGGAAAACATGACATGAGAATCGATCTTCGAAGAACAGAGAGTATTACAGAAGATTTTATAAAACTGCAGGAAGAGCTGAAAAATGATGATGATATTGAAAAGTTTGCACCCTACATCACAAGTTCCTACCAGGTCAAAAATGCGGAAGGTTCCTTTGACTATATTAATATTGAAACCGGAGATTTTTCCGTATTTCCATTAAAATATCTGGAAGGAAGAGCACCGGAGGGTGAAGGGGAAATCTCGCTTTCCTTTGCCAATGCCGCAAAGGACGGATTAAACAAGAAAGTAGGAGATGAAGTAACCGTAATGGCTGGCGGGGAAGAACAGACTTTAATAGTTACGGGTATTTATCAGGATATTACGAATGGGGGGAAAACAGCAAAGGCACATACGAGTCTTGGTGTAAATGAAGAGGCCGTACTTTGGTATATTGTGAGTATTGATTTGGCCGACGGTGTTGATATCCATGAGAAAATGGATTCCTACCAGAATGCTTATAGCACGGCGCAGGTAAATGATATTAAAGAATATACGCAACAGACGCTTGGAAATATCATAGAGCAGATGGGTACCGTAGTGGTAGGCGGGATCGCCATCGCGATCATTATAGCTGTATTAATCACGGCATTATTCCTTCGAATGCTATTATCTAAGGATATGTCTCAGATTGCCATCATGCGAGGTTTGGGATTAACTTCAAATCAAATTAGTCATCAATATATGGCAGGAACGATGATGGTCCTCCTATTCGGAATCATACTTGGTGTGCTGGTTTCTAATTATCTAGGGGAGTTTCTGGTAAGTATCGCCATGTCCTCTATGGGAGCCGCAAAAATTGAATTTGTTCATATTGTATGGCAGACTTGGCTGCTATGCCCGTTAGTACTGGTTATAGCTGTGGGATTGATGATATTTATGTCCTGTAAGGTAGCCGTAAAAGATGATTTATCTGTCGTTTTAAGAAGTTAA
- a CDS encoding ABC transporter ATP-binding protein has product MSNIVEAKNMNKKVALGKENELHILKDVNLDIEEGEFVSVMGPSGSGKSTLLYNVSGMDRISSGSVKFKGSEISSLKEEELAKIRLSHMGFIFQDINLLKNLSLIDNVMFPALVSKDADKNAVYKKAKMLMEMTGIEKLADNQITQASGGQLQRVAICRALINDPDILFGDEPTGALDSKSSVDIMNILAEINSKGTTIMLVTHDAKVAAKTERVLFMVDGNIFAEKKMSKYSPQHGDIQKREEIIMKWLVENGF; this is encoded by the coding sequence ATGAGCAATATAGTAGAAGCAAAAAATATGAACAAAAAAGTAGCATTGGGAAAAGAGAATGAGCTTCATATCTTGAAGGATGTCAACTTGGATATAGAAGAAGGTGAATTCGTATCGGTCATGGGACCATCTGGAAGCGGGAAATCCACACTACTTTACAATGTAAGTGGAATGGATCGCATTTCTTCCGGCAGTGTAAAATTTAAGGGCAGTGAAATCAGTAGCCTAAAAGAAGAAGAACTGGCGAAGATTCGATTAAGTCATATGGGATTTATTTTTCAGGATATTAATCTATTAAAGAATCTGTCTTTGATTGACAATGTTATGTTTCCTGCTCTTGTCTCAAAAGATGCGGATAAAAATGCGGTGTATAAAAAAGCAAAAATGCTGATGGAAATGACGGGTATTGAAAAACTTGCTGATAATCAAATCACTCAAGCCTCCGGCGGGCAGCTGCAGAGAGTTGCAATCTGCAGAGCATTGATCAATGATCCGGATATCCTATTTGGAGATGAACCAACCGGAGCATTAGATTCCAAATCCTCCGTAGACATTATGAACATTCTGGCAGAGATTAATAGTAAAGGTACAACGATTATGCTCGTTACGCATGATGCTAAGGTGGCAGCCAAAACTGAAAGAGTATTGTTTATGGTAGATGGAAATATTTTCGCAGAGAAGAAAATGAGTAAGTATAGCCCTCAGCATGGTGATATACAGAAAAGAGAAGAAATCATTATGAAATGGTTAGTGGAAAATGGGTTCTAA
- a CDS encoding AraC family transcriptional regulator: MKKPILIPVVNQGFEINYLNPKNQSNDWHKKFNNSAEMFSQLESLFQLHMHDVLEILIFLEGECEFFCEGKTYHLKRGDVVVIPPYAVHRAIVKDIDSYERIIVSISEDLMEDFISSSPALQENIILQKTQGSYVLHLHSQNFEDAISLVDEIVNQMNSGQKAYSFALHYQLFQMLQVIYNPEISKPNFSKKDELDNRFVSVLDYIETYLTDPELSLDKVSNHFHLNKYYFSHYFKKNMNLPFYRYVSLKRLSFAVTMIKQNQISMEKIALDCGFHDYSSFYRLFKKEYNLSPKKFQREYKGLY; this comes from the coding sequence ATGAAAAAGCCCATTCTTATTCCTGTAGTGAATCAAGGATTTGAAATAAACTATCTCAACCCCAAAAATCAATCAAACGATTGGCACAAGAAATTTAACAACTCTGCAGAGATGTTTTCCCAATTGGAGTCTTTGTTCCAGCTGCATATGCATGATGTGCTGGAAATTCTTATATTTTTAGAGGGAGAGTGTGAGTTCTTTTGTGAAGGGAAGACGTATCATCTAAAGAGAGGCGATGTCGTCGTGATTCCTCCCTACGCTGTTCACCGCGCTATTGTTAAGGACATTGATAGCTACGAGCGCATTATTGTTAGCATTAGTGAGGACTTAATGGAAGACTTCATATCAAGTTCACCCGCCTTGCAAGAGAATATTATTTTACAAAAAACACAAGGCTCCTATGTACTGCATTTGCACTCCCAAAACTTTGAAGATGCAATCTCTTTAGTAGATGAAATTGTTAATCAAATGAACAGTGGGCAAAAAGCGTATTCCTTTGCATTGCATTACCAGCTATTCCAGATGCTTCAAGTCATCTATAATCCTGAAATTAGTAAGCCAAATTTTAGTAAAAAGGATGAGCTGGATAACAGGTTTGTGTCGGTGCTGGATTATATTGAAACGTATTTAACCGATCCAGAATTAAGCTTAGATAAAGTATCGAATCATTTTCATTTAAATAAATACTATTTCTCTCACTATTTCAAGAAAAATATGAATCTTCCCTTTTATCGTTACGTTTCATTAAAGCGACTATCTTTTGCCGTGACGATGATTAAACAAAATCAAATTTCAATGGAGAAAATTGCGCTTGATTGCGGATTTCATGATTACTCGAGTTTTTATCGACTATTCAAAAAGGAATATAACCTCTCACCCAAAAAATTTCAAAGGGAATATAAGGGTTTGTATTAA
- a CDS encoding glycoside hydrolase family 3 protein produces MAENQKQPELEVRVKNIIEVDGLKFKDLNNDGKLDPYEDWRLSPKERAENLVSLMNIDEKVGMMLINTRRMGLSQEDKEKTSHDGILDEAIVEKGESIFATSKVYGTTHTIEKRNLRHFILRDNFSPAETAEWINKMNEVAEATRLGIPNLIASNSRNENAEPIFGMNDAAGIFSTWPGTLGLAAAAKGDIKNGGDASLISEFARIAREEWDATGIRKGYMYMADTVTDPRWQRIYGTFGEDPEFISDAITRLIKGFQGEELGKDSIAMTTKHFPGGGARENGFDPHYAEGKWNLYPTPGSLEKYHLPPFRAAVESGTSSIMPYYSIPSIKKSVVQEFEGEDIPFEEVGFAFNHYFLNHILRGELGFEGYINSDSGIINNMSWGVEELSEAERFAKAVNAGTDIVADTNDIENLKLAITKGWISEKRINEANVRLLTEMFTLGLFDDRTYNSPELATSVISNQANWDAAYEAHKKSVTILKNQNETLPLTADKLNDKKVYVEVLHKESERAAAYTEKARKECQELGHYTLTDNYEEADVAIMFLHPKSGAYFNATPGLLELEICEDKVLSSLDGSLYQETTLTGMDHLQAVAENIHGRGGKVVMSVNVTLPWILGSIEPLADALVAGYDTFYNAQLEVLAGNTKPTGVLPLTLPASEDVIAVYQNGESVSRNDVPGYDKDKYMPEGLSYAYKDSDGNVYKLGHGLSY; encoded by the coding sequence GTGGCAGAGAATCAAAAACAACCAGAATTAGAAGTTAGAGTCAAAAACATCATTGAAGTTGATGGATTGAAATTTAAAGATCTGAATAACGATGGGAAACTAGATCCATATGAAGATTGGCGACTAAGTCCAAAAGAGCGTGCGGAAAACCTCGTTTCATTGATGAATATTGATGAAAAGGTCGGGATGATGCTGATCAATACCCGTAGAATGGGACTTTCTCAAGAAGATAAGGAAAAGACAAGTCATGATGGTATTTTAGATGAGGCGATTGTCGAAAAGGGAGAAAGTATTTTCGCTACTTCAAAAGTATATGGAACAACACATACGATTGAGAAAAGGAATTTACGACATTTCATTTTAAGAGACAACTTTAGTCCAGCTGAAACGGCAGAGTGGATTAATAAAATGAATGAAGTTGCGGAAGCGACACGTTTAGGTATACCTAACTTGATTGCATCGAATTCTCGTAATGAAAATGCAGAGCCCATTTTTGGTATGAATGATGCTGCTGGGATTTTCTCTACTTGGCCTGGAACACTAGGACTTGCAGCTGCAGCAAAGGGAGATATCAAAAACGGCGGAGATGCATCTCTAATTAGTGAATTTGCAAGAATTGCTCGTGAAGAGTGGGATGCTACTGGTATCAGAAAAGGTTATATGTACATGGCGGATACGGTAACAGATCCAAGATGGCAGCGAATTTATGGTACTTTTGGAGAAGATCCAGAATTTATTTCGGATGCAATCACTCGTCTTATCAAAGGATTCCAAGGTGAGGAACTAGGGAAAGACAGTATTGCAATGACAACGAAGCATTTCCCAGGTGGTGGAGCAAGGGAAAATGGATTTGACCCGCATTATGCAGAAGGAAAATGGAATCTATATCCAACTCCAGGAAGCTTAGAAAAGTATCACCTGCCTCCGTTTAGAGCAGCGGTAGAAAGTGGAACATCGTCTATCATGCCGTATTACTCTATTCCAAGTATTAAGAAGAGTGTGGTACAAGAGTTCGAAGGTGAAGACATTCCTTTCGAAGAGGTAGGCTTCGCATTTAATCATTATTTCCTCAATCATATTCTTAGAGGAGAACTTGGATTTGAAGGCTATATCAATAGTGACAGTGGTATTATAAATAATATGAGCTGGGGCGTTGAAGAATTAAGTGAGGCTGAACGGTTTGCCAAAGCAGTTAACGCTGGTACAGATATCGTTGCTGATACAAACGACATTGAAAACCTTAAACTGGCAATTACTAAAGGATGGATTAGTGAAAAACGTATTAATGAAGCGAACGTAAGACTTCTTACAGAAATGTTTACTTTAGGTCTTTTCGATGACCGTACGTATAATTCACCAGAATTAGCTACATCTGTAATTAGTAACCAAGCTAACTGGGATGCTGCTTATGAAGCACATAAAAAATCTGTAACGATTCTTAAAAACCAAAACGAAACATTACCTTTAACAGCTGACAAGCTAAATGATAAAAAGGTTTATGTGGAGGTATTACACAAAGAATCTGAAAGAGCTGCTGCTTACACAGAAAAGGCAAGAAAAGAATGTCAAGAGCTTGGTCATTATACATTGACTGACAACTACGAAGAAGCTGACGTAGCAATTATGTTCTTACATCCAAAATCTGGTGCTTATTTCAACGCGACTCCAGGTTTACTAGAGCTTGAAATTTGCGAAGATAAAGTATTATCAAGTTTGGATGGATCATTATATCAAGAAACTACATTAACTGGTATGGATCATCTTCAAGCAGTAGCAGAAAATATTCATGGTCGTGGTGGAAAAGTGGTAATGAGTGTTAACGTGACATTGCCATGGATCCTGGGAAGTATTGAACCATTAGCAGACGCATTAGTTGCTGGATATGATACTTTCTATAATGCACAACTTGAAGTACTTGCAGGAAATACAAAACCAACAGGTGTGCTTCCATTGACATTACCAGCAAGTGAAGATGTAATCGCAGTTTATCAAAATGGCGAATCTGTATCTAGAAATGACGTACCAGGCTATGATAAGGACAAGTATATGCCTGAAGGACTAAGCTATGCATACAAAGATAGCGATGGAAATGTTTATAAACTTGGACATGGGCTAAGCTATTAG
- a CDS encoding IclR family transcriptional regulator: MSKVKGGPQILSSVRNALRILKSFSTFEPTKRVSELAESLGLAKSTVSRLLATLASEGFVIKDENTNAYRLGLSVLTLGGIITNDLEIHKEAAPVLYKLVNDTGETAHLAILDGLDTIYIHKEECNHPVRILTHLGRRNPSYCTSSGKVLLAFSEPKIVDKVIAVGLIKHMHNTITNPELLQSELETIQKQGYAVSTEELTEGTRSVAAPIRDYTGQVVSAITVVGPIQRMTDHKITRIAKKVMEAGNEASERLGYDERYFKRLRS; encoded by the coding sequence ATGTCTAAAGTAAAGGGTGGTCCACAAATTCTTTCTTCCGTTCGAAATGCTCTGCGCATACTCAAAAGTTTTTCAACCTTTGAACCGACAAAAAGAGTTAGTGAGCTGGCAGAATCTTTAGGTTTGGCGAAGAGTACCGTAAGCAGACTACTCGCTACACTAGCAAGTGAAGGCTTTGTGATAAAAGATGAAAATACCAATGCTTATCGATTAGGTTTATCTGTTCTTACCTTAGGTGGAATTATTACAAATGATTTAGAGATTCATAAGGAGGCAGCACCCGTTTTATACAAACTTGTGAATGATACAGGTGAAACGGCACATTTAGCCATTTTAGATGGGCTGGATACAATTTATATTCATAAAGAAGAATGCAATCATCCCGTTCGCATCCTGACCCACCTTGGCAGAAGAAACCCGTCCTATTGTACAAGTTCAGGCAAAGTCCTGCTAGCTTTTAGTGAACCAAAGATTGTTGATAAGGTGATTGCCGTAGGGTTGATAAAGCATATGCATAATACCATTACGAACCCAGAACTATTGCAAAGCGAACTGGAAACGATTCAAAAGCAAGGATACGCAGTTAGTACTGAGGAGTTAACAGAAGGTACAAGATCTGTTGCTGCGCCAATTCGTGACTATACTGGCCAAGTTGTTAGCGCTATTACAGTAGTTGGTCCTATCCAGAGAATGACTGATCATAAGATTACTCGAATAGCTAAGAAGGTAATGGAAGCAGGAAACGAAGCTTCAGAACGACTAGGATATGATGAGCGATATTTTAAGCGGTTGAGGAGTTAA
- a CDS encoding aldehyde dehydrogenase, producing the protein MQTTETKPNVKPIDCSHYINGEYLQSKDGKTFENVNPATEEVLGVVAEGGKEEVDYAVGVARKALKGEWGNMPVRERSAIIRKIGDLILERKEELATLESLDTGKPLWLSKKVDIDRAAYNFHFFADYMTTVGTEAYQQDDIALHYAIRRPVGVVGLINPWNLPLLLMTWKLAPALAAGNTVVMKPSEVTPMTATVLAQICTDAGVPAGVVNMVHGKGETGAAITSHDDVDAIAFTGETITGTAIMKAAAPTIKKLSFELGGKNPNIIFADADIDDVIDTTMRSSFINQGEVCLCGSRIYVERSIYDEFLEKFAARAKELKIGDPFDPETKVGALVSEEHYKKVLSFLEIAKEEGGTFLTGGKIPEGLDKGFFVEPTIITGLGKDSRCVREEIFGPVVTVIPFDTEEEVLEQVNDTNYGLSASLWTSDIKRATRVAAQIEAGMVWINTWFLRDLRTPFGGMKHSGLGREGGAHSFDFYSELTNITIKH; encoded by the coding sequence ATGCAAACAACAGAAACAAAGCCAAACGTAAAACCAATCGATTGCTCTCACTATATTAATGGGGAGTATTTGCAATCAAAAGATGGAAAGACATTTGAGAATGTTAACCCAGCAACAGAAGAGGTGTTAGGGGTTGTTGCGGAAGGTGGTAAAGAAGAAGTAGATTATGCAGTTGGTGTTGCAAGAAAGGCACTTAAAGGCGAATGGGGGAACATGCCAGTTAGAGAACGCTCTGCTATCATCCGGAAAATAGGTGATTTGATTTTAGAAAGAAAAGAGGAATTAGCAACACTTGAATCGCTAGATACAGGTAAGCCATTATGGCTTTCAAAAAAGGTTGATATTGATCGTGCAGCATACAATTTTCATTTCTTTGCTGATTACATGACAACAGTTGGGACGGAGGCTTACCAACAGGATGATATAGCGTTGCACTATGCAATTCGCCGCCCAGTCGGTGTTGTCGGATTAATTAATCCATGGAATTTACCGTTGCTTCTAATGACTTGGAAGCTTGCGCCAGCACTAGCAGCAGGGAATACAGTTGTTATGAAACCATCGGAAGTAACACCAATGACAGCAACGGTGTTAGCACAGATTTGTACGGATGCTGGTGTACCTGCTGGTGTAGTAAATATGGTTCATGGTAAAGGTGAAACAGGCGCAGCAATTACATCGCATGATGATGTTGATGCGATAGCATTTACTGGTGAGACGATTACTGGTACTGCAATTATGAAGGCAGCAGCACCAACCATCAAGAAATTATCGTTTGAGCTTGGTGGGAAAAATCCCAATATTATTTTTGCAGATGCAGATATCGATGATGTAATCGATACAACGATGCGTTCTAGTTTTATTAATCAAGGTGAAGTTTGTTTGTGTGGATCAAGAATTTACGTAGAACGTTCGATTTACGATGAGTTCCTGGAAAAATTTGCAGCGAGAGCAAAGGAATTAAAAATAGGCGATCCATTTGATCCAGAAACAAAAGTTGGGGCATTGGTAAGTGAAGAACATTACAAAAAAGTGCTTAGCTTCTTAGAAATTGCCAAAGAAGAAGGTGGCACATTCTTAACAGGTGGGAAAATTCCTGAGGGATTGGATAAAGGATTCTTCGTAGAGCCGACAATTATTACAGGGTTAGGAAAAGATTCACGATGTGTGCGTGAAGAAATCTTTGGCCCAGTAGTAACGGTTATTCCATTTGATACGGAAGAAGAAGTATTGGAGCAAGTGAATGATACAAACTATGGTCTTAGTGCTAGTCTGTGGACGAGTGATATTAAACGTGCTACTCGAGTAGCAGCGCAAATTGAAGCTGGTATGGTCTGGATCAACACATGGTTCTTACGTGATCTGCGTACTCCATTTGGAGGAATGAAACATAGTGGTTTAGGGCGTGAAGGTGGAGCACATAGCTTTGACTTCTACTCAGAATTAACGAATATTACGATTAAGCATTAG